A part of Cydia strobilella chromosome 15, ilCydStro3.1, whole genome shotgun sequence genomic DNA contains:
- the LOC134747933 gene encoding uncharacterized protein LOC134747933 — translation MSTEDLHEKFADADEEAQVCRVGVRVPPFNADEPALWFAQIEAQFHLSKITLDDTKFYYVAGQLEARYAMEVKDVITNPPAADKYPKIKAELIKRLSASQEKRTRQLLVQEELGDRSPLQFLRHLQNLAGAVATSDLLRTIWCDRLPHNVQTILASQSEQPLDKLADLADRVYELAPSTPRAPQVATTSGAATTYAPACSVSHAPVSPTDALTQQVNELTRQVALLTTNFKRGRSHSRSHFSSRPRRHSRSRPRMPQPPPNHPHCFYHYNFGQKAHKCSKPCSFDSGNSPGGRN, via the coding sequence ATGTCTACTGAAGATCTCCATGAAAAATTTGCGGACGCAGACGAGGAGGCGCAGGTATGTAGGGTCGGAGTCCGCGTGCCTCCATTTAACGCAGACGAGCCCGCACTGTGGTTCGCCCAGATTGAAGCCCAATTTCATCTATCCAAAATTACGCTCGACGATACGAAATTTTATTATGTCGCTGGGCAGTTGGAGGCGCGGTATGCGATGGAGGTGAAAGACGTTATCACTAACCCTCCCGCTGCCGATAAATACCCTAAAATCAAGGCGGAATTGATTAAGCGTCTCTCCGCGTCGCAAGAAAAACGGACGCGGCAACTACTAGTTCAAGAAGAGCTTGGCGACCGTAGCCCGTTGCAGTTCCTGCGCCATCTACAGAACCTGGCCGGCGCCGTTGCAACTTCGGACCTCCTACGGACAATTTGGTGCGACCGTTTACCGCACAACGTTCAGACCATACTTGCGTCGCAGTCCGAGCAGCCTTTAGATAAACTCGCCGATTTAGCAGATAGGGTTTATGAGCTAGCTCCTTCAACCCCCCGTGCTCCGCAAGTGGCGACTACTTCTGGTGCTGCTACCACCTACGCACCAGCGTGTTCTGTCTCCCACGCGCCCGTTTCGCCTACTGACGCTTTGACGCAGCAAGTCAACGAGCTTACAAGGCAAGTTGCTTTATTAACAACTAACTTTAAAAGAGGTCGTTCACACTCGCGCTCACACTTCTCGTCAAGGCCACGAAGACACAGCCGCTCTCGACCTAGGATGCCGCAGCCGCCGCCTAACCATCCGCACTGCTTTTATCACTACAACTTTGGGCAAAAAGCACACAAATGTAGTAAGCCCTGCAGTTTCGACTCGGGAAACTCCCCGGGCGGTCGGAACTAG